Below is a genomic region from Thermoplasmata archaeon.
CCGGTCGTCGCCCTGAGCAAGTACGCGGGCTACCTGGTCGCGGCCCTGGTCCTCCTCCTGCCGCCCGTGGTCGTCTCCTACGCCGTGACCGAGGCGTACGCGGGCACGGGGCTCGGTGCGGACGCGAACGTCCTCACGGGCTTTCTCGCGGCGACCGCCCTCGCGGTGCTGGCGTACGGCGCCCTGTTCGTCTTCCTCTCTGTGGTCTTGCGTAAACCCTTGTTCGTCGGGCTGCTCATCGGCTTCGTGTGGGAGTCCGTCGTCGGATCGCTACCCGGGAGCGTGCCCAAGCTCAGCCTGATCTACTACCTCCGGTCCGTGCTCAAGGGGACCGTGGGCGTCGGCCCCCTCTCCGGGTTCGCCACGGACGTCTCCGCGGCCAGTGCCGCCGCCATCCTGGTAATCCTCGCCGTGGTCCTGGTGGCCCTTGCCGCGTTCCTCTTCCAAGCCATGGAGTTCCGCCAGAAGGCGTGAGC
It encodes:
- a CDS encoding ABC transporter permease subunit — its product is MTLLTIRYLLSTKRGLATFALSWIPLLLVAALALARVASFDILLFQALMVPLFLQIVLVFVTLVDATALIREEIDDNTLPFLLTRPVSKPVVALSKYAGYLVAALVLLLPPVVVSYAVTEAYAGTGLGADANVLTGFLAATALAVLAYGALFVFLSVVLRKPLFVGLLIGFVWESVVGSLPGSVPKLSLIYYLRSVLKGTVGVGPLSGFATDVSAASAAAILVILAVVLVALAAFLFQAMEFRQKA